One window from the genome of Candidatus Eisenbacteria bacterium encodes:
- the csrA gene encoding carbon storage regulator CsrA — MLILTRKLGENIRIGERIRIVILDIKGGQVKLGIDAPPDVAVHREEIYERIREENRRAANVSSRTLREAAQIIQKSRPTQKPSD; from the coding sequence ATGCTGATCCTGACACGGAAGTTGGGCGAGAACATACGGATCGGTGAGCGAATCCGCATCGTGATCCTCGACATCAAGGGGGGGCAGGTCAAGCTCGGCATCGACGCCCCTCCCGATGTCGCGGTTCATCGCGAGGAGATCTACGAACGGATCCGGGAGGAGAACCGGCGCGCGGCGAACGTGTCCTCCCGAACCCTCCGCGAGGCCGCGCAGATCATCCAGAAGAGCCGCCCGACGCAGAAGCCGTCCGACTGA